A region of Paractinoplanes abujensis DNA encodes the following proteins:
- a CDS encoding LLM class flavin-dependent oxidoreductase, protein MTHYGHDLLFGTFVTPNAGAVDLAVAADRAGLDLVTFQDHPYQPAFLDTWTLMSYVAARTSRIRISGNVLNLPLRPPAVLARAAASLDVLSGGRIELGLGAGAFPDGVAAMGGRRLTPGQGIEALGEAIAIIRDLWNTGTRERVDHKGRYYQVSGAKRGPAPAHDIGIWIGAYKPKMLALTGRLGDGWLPSLSYLPDGAASLTGMNARIDEAAAEAGRAPSSVRRLLNLGPQDAGVEQLADLALTYGISGFIVASDDAATAERLAAEVAPAVRDLVKSERG, encoded by the coding sequence ATGACCCACTACGGGCACGATCTGCTCTTCGGCACCTTCGTCACGCCCAACGCGGGGGCCGTCGACCTGGCCGTCGCGGCCGACCGGGCGGGCCTCGACCTGGTGACGTTCCAGGATCATCCCTACCAGCCGGCTTTCCTCGACACGTGGACGCTGATGTCTTACGTGGCCGCCCGCACGTCCCGGATCCGGATCAGCGGCAACGTGCTCAATCTGCCCCTGCGCCCGCCGGCCGTGCTGGCCCGGGCCGCCGCGTCGCTCGACGTCCTCAGCGGCGGCCGGATCGAGCTGGGCCTCGGCGCGGGCGCCTTCCCCGACGGCGTCGCCGCGATGGGTGGCCGGCGGCTGACCCCCGGGCAGGGTATCGAGGCGCTGGGCGAGGCTATTGCGATCATCCGCGACCTGTGGAACACCGGCACCCGCGAACGGGTCGACCACAAGGGCAGGTACTACCAGGTCAGCGGGGCCAAGCGGGGGCCCGCGCCGGCGCACGACATCGGGATCTGGATCGGCGCCTACAAGCCGAAGATGCTCGCATTGACCGGCCGCCTGGGTGACGGCTGGCTGCCCTCGCTGTCGTACCTGCCGGACGGGGCCGCCTCCCTGACCGGCATGAACGCCCGCATCGACGAGGCCGCGGCCGAAGCCGGCCGGGCCCCTTCGAGCGTGCGGCGGCTGCTCAACCTGGGCCCGCAGGACGCGGGGGTCGAGCAGTTGGCCGACCTGGCCCTGACCTACGGAATCAGCGGCTTCATCGTGGCCTCGGACGACGCCGCCACCGCCGAACGCCTTGCGGCCGAGGTCGCGCCGGCGGTACGCGACTTGGTCAAGAGCGAGCGCGGCTGA
- a CDS encoding FAD-binding oxidoreductase translates to MITEQKIALDPATFAESATHPDSAVVLEDHEGGLDPWTAAVWLAARNEKVRITLPAAPAAVSEEMADKALDTLAALAGPRVAPPGPASRFDDLPASVAKLEPGDPGYRGRSSTYMRGGRPALILRPRTPGEVADALAFARRHPELTLGLRSGGHGISGRSTNNGGLIIDVGAMNSIEMLGHGHGHVRVGPGATWKQVGAFLDQYDLALGSGDYGGVGVGGLATAGGIGFLSREQGLTIDRLRAVELVLADGSLVRASAEENQDLFWAVRGAGANFGVATAFEFEAEEVTEVGWAQLALVTQDLAESLRQYGEAAREAPRDTTVFWLTGQPRQGQSVIQMYGMVDSGDPDTIIERLTPFATTALLAQQQVVVARYADVMAQAADVGAEGHHGRGEPIARSGFLPELTEEFARDAVQLLRSGQTFFFQLRHMGGAITDTPSEATAFAHRTPEFSVTAIGMDRQGLDAAWDLFMAKHFDGLYLSFETDRRPERLLDAFPPETLSRLRELKRRYDPAELFRDNFAISLEAS, encoded by the coding sequence TTGATCACGGAACAGAAGATCGCGCTGGACCCCGCGACGTTCGCGGAGTCGGCCACCCATCCGGACAGCGCGGTGGTCCTGGAGGATCACGAGGGCGGGCTCGACCCCTGGACGGCGGCCGTCTGGCTGGCCGCCCGTAACGAAAAGGTACGGATCACCCTGCCCGCGGCCCCGGCGGCCGTGTCCGAGGAGATGGCCGACAAGGCCCTCGACACGCTGGCCGCCCTGGCCGGCCCGCGCGTGGCCCCACCCGGGCCGGCGAGCCGGTTCGACGACCTGCCCGCGTCGGTGGCCAAGCTCGAACCGGGCGATCCCGGCTACCGCGGCCGCAGCTCGACCTACATGCGCGGCGGCCGGCCGGCCCTGATCCTGCGCCCGCGCACGCCGGGCGAGGTGGCCGACGCCCTGGCCTTCGCCCGACGGCACCCCGAGCTGACCCTCGGTCTGCGCAGCGGCGGTCACGGCATCAGCGGGCGCTCCACCAACAACGGCGGGCTGATCATCGACGTCGGCGCCATGAACAGCATCGAGATGCTCGGCCACGGCCACGGCCACGTGCGGGTCGGGCCGGGCGCCACCTGGAAGCAGGTCGGCGCGTTCCTCGACCAGTACGACCTGGCGCTCGGCTCGGGCGACTACGGCGGGGTCGGCGTGGGCGGGCTGGCCACCGCGGGCGGCATCGGCTTCCTCTCCCGCGAGCAGGGCCTGACCATCGACCGCCTGCGCGCCGTCGAGCTCGTGCTGGCCGACGGCAGCCTGGTGCGGGCGAGCGCCGAGGAAAATCAAGACCTTTTCTGGGCCGTACGCGGGGCCGGCGCCAATTTCGGGGTCGCGACCGCGTTCGAGTTCGAGGCGGAGGAGGTCACCGAGGTCGGCTGGGCCCAGCTGGCCCTGGTCACCCAGGACCTCGCCGAGTCGCTGCGGCAGTACGGCGAAGCGGCTCGCGAGGCGCCCCGTGACACCACTGTCTTCTGGCTCACCGGTCAGCCCCGCCAGGGTCAGTCCGTGATCCAGATGTACGGGATGGTCGACTCCGGCGACCCCGACACGATCATCGAGCGGCTCACCCCGTTCGCCACCACCGCCCTGCTCGCTCAGCAGCAGGTGGTCGTGGCCCGCTACGCCGACGTGATGGCCCAGGCGGCCGACGTCGGGGCCGAAGGTCACCACGGCCGCGGCGAGCCCATTGCACGCTCCGGGTTCCTGCCCGAGCTCACCGAGGAGTTCGCGCGCGACGCCGTGCAGCTGCTGCGGTCCGGTCAGACGTTCTTCTTCCAGCTGCGGCACATGGGCGGAGCGATCACCGACACCCCGTCCGAAGCGACCGCCTTCGCGCACCGCACGCCGGAGTTCTCGGTGACGGCGATCGGCATGGACCGGCAAGGTCTCGACGCCGCCTGGGACTTGTTCATGGCCAAGCACTTCGACGGGCTCTACCTGAGTTTCGAGACCGACCGGCGACCCGAGCGCCTGCTCGACGCGTTCCCGCCCGAGACCCTCAGCCGGCTGCGCGAGCTCAAGCGCCGCTACGACCCGGCCGAGCTGTTCCGCGACAACTTCGCCATCTCCTTGGAGGCGTCATGA
- a CDS encoding MarR family winged helix-turn-helix transcriptional regulator, with translation MSNTTADFGAALGLLLRSYAEVVGPKLKDFPQGERGYQTLCEVVQGTPPSQAVLAAKLGIDRTMMTYLIDDLVEAGLVERQPNPADRRQRQIVATDRGRDAVAALCGQVAEAEQTALGTLDEQERALFRRLLDKAAGIGPMHTAEACAIVTDALQK, from the coding sequence GTGAGCAACACGACAGCGGACTTCGGAGCGGCCCTCGGCCTCCTGCTGCGGTCGTACGCGGAAGTGGTCGGCCCGAAACTGAAGGACTTCCCGCAGGGTGAGCGCGGCTATCAGACCCTGTGCGAGGTCGTGCAAGGCACGCCGCCCAGCCAGGCCGTGCTCGCGGCCAAGCTCGGCATCGACCGCACCATGATGACGTATCTGATCGACGATCTGGTCGAAGCGGGCCTGGTCGAGCGTCAGCCGAATCCCGCCGACCGCCGCCAGCGGCAGATCGTCGCCACCGACCGGGGCCGGGACGCCGTGGCCGCGCTGTGCGGACAGGTCGCCGAGGCCGAGCAGACAGCGCTCGGCACCCTCGACGAACAGGAACGCGCACTCTTCCGCCGCTTGCTTGACAAGGCGGCCGGAATCGGCCCGATGCACACCGCCGAAGCGTGCGCGATTGTCACGGACGCCCTGCAGAAATAG
- a CDS encoding polysaccharide deacetylase family protein, whose protein sequence is MGLSRAYRTATMAVLLSVTAACGNRISPVPQASSAPPPSASASPTVESAPLAADPRAALPANLRARMPRFAPPPPATKVTLPANGTAGWFSRIPTDQKVAFITIDDGWEKNPLAARLFRAANVPIALFLEVNAISDNPGHFRELQATGATIQNHTISHPVLKGRSYAFQKHEICGGADQLGRLYGKRPTLFRPPGGAHDATTLRAAHDCGMKAAFFWKETTHKGKVRFQEGTTVRPGDIILMHFRPRFVDDFLAVLNAIHKAGLTPARLEDYIP, encoded by the coding sequence ATGGGACTGAGCAGGGCATATCGCACAGCGACGATGGCAGTGTTGCTGTCGGTGACGGCTGCTTGCGGCAATCGCATCTCGCCGGTGCCCCAAGCATCCTCGGCCCCGCCGCCGTCCGCTTCCGCCTCCCCCACGGTCGAATCGGCGCCGCTCGCCGCCGACCCCCGCGCCGCGCTGCCCGCGAACCTGCGGGCCCGCATGCCACGCTTCGCGCCGCCACCGCCCGCGACCAAGGTGACGTTGCCGGCCAACGGCACCGCCGGGTGGTTCAGCCGGATCCCGACCGACCAGAAGGTCGCCTTCATCACGATCGACGACGGCTGGGAGAAGAACCCGCTCGCGGCCCGGCTGTTCCGGGCCGCGAATGTGCCGATCGCACTGTTCCTCGAGGTCAACGCGATCAGCGACAACCCCGGACACTTCCGGGAACTGCAGGCGACGGGCGCGACCATCCAGAACCACACGATCAGCCACCCGGTGCTCAAGGGCCGGTCGTACGCGTTCCAGAAGCACGAGATCTGCGGGGGCGCCGACCAGCTGGGCCGGCTCTACGGCAAACGGCCCACCCTGTTCCGCCCGCCCGGCGGTGCGCACGACGCCACCACGCTGCGGGCGGCCCACGACTGCGGGATGAAGGCGGCGTTCTTCTGGAAGGAGACCACTCACAAGGGCAAGGTCCGCTTCCAGGAAGGCACGACCGTGCGGCCCGGCGACATCATCCTCATGCACTTCCGGCCGCGGTTCGTCGACGACTTCCTGGCCGTGCTCAACGCCATCCACAAGGCCGGGCTCACCCCGGCCCGGTTGGAGGACTACATCCCCTGA
- a CDS encoding serine/threonine-protein kinase: MDTGTLIGGRYRLGERLGHGGMSVVWRACDEVLGRDVAVKLLAPELAAEPAVLRRLRDEARAAAALRHPGIVAVHDYGGSDPAYVVMELVEGRSLAALLKDGALPWRTAVTIGAQVAAALAEAHARGLVHRDVKPANVMVTPGGAKLVDFGISATVGAADDPAGEMLGTPAYLAPERIAGSPVRPATDVYALGLLLHLALAGSPPWRASTVTQMLKAHVYAEPAALPPVMGLPAAVVDLVRCCLAKKPGDRPSAAEVAALLGEVAGLTAAPPLDVAAVEGRAGRSLRRIGLPTRGTGRAGSARLLEARRGRVAVGALSAAALVGGGLAVWAGAGPGDGATRGAAAAAAPPVAGARPVADKAAEPRACTVRYALRGAAGGRASAKVTIHNSGEVAVPAWKLSFALPSGQKLIKGWSASWKQDGRAVVASGGRLPAGASAATGFSTSYGDVATLPVSFRLNGTTCQAQMSVQAMPAARPAPPAAGKAPEPAGPKAKDKPKKHDDEDEDDEDE; encoded by the coding sequence ATGGACACCGGGACCCTGATCGGCGGGCGCTACCGGCTGGGCGAGCGGCTCGGCCACGGCGGGATGTCGGTGGTCTGGCGCGCCTGCGACGAGGTGCTGGGCCGCGACGTGGCGGTGAAGCTGCTGGCCCCGGAGCTGGCGGCCGAGCCGGCGGTGCTGCGGCGGCTGCGCGACGAGGCACGCGCGGCGGCCGCCCTGCGGCACCCGGGGATCGTCGCGGTGCACGACTACGGGGGCAGTGACCCGGCGTACGTGGTGATGGAACTGGTCGAGGGGCGCTCCTTGGCCGCGTTGCTGAAGGACGGGGCCCTGCCCTGGCGGACTGCGGTGACGATCGGCGCGCAGGTGGCGGCGGCGCTGGCCGAGGCCCATGCGCGCGGGCTCGTGCACCGCGACGTCAAACCGGCCAACGTTATGGTCACCCCGGGCGGGGCGAAGCTGGTCGATTTCGGCATCTCGGCCACGGTGGGCGCGGCCGACGACCCGGCGGGCGAGATGCTGGGCACTCCGGCCTACCTGGCGCCGGAGCGGATCGCGGGCAGCCCGGTGCGGCCGGCCACCGATGTCTACGCGCTCGGGTTGCTGCTTCATCTGGCTCTCGCCGGCTCTCCTCCGTGGCGTGCGTCCACCGTGACCCAGATGCTCAAGGCTCATGTGTACGCGGAACCGGCCGCGCTGCCGCCGGTCATGGGGTTGCCGGCGGCGGTCGTCGATCTGGTGCGGTGCTGCCTGGCCAAGAAGCCCGGTGATCGCCCCAGCGCGGCCGAGGTCGCGGCGCTGCTGGGCGAGGTCGCGGGGCTGACCGCGGCGCCGCCGCTGGATGTCGCCGCCGTCGAGGGACGAGCGGGCCGGTCCCTGCGCCGCATCGGCTTGCCGACACGCGGCACGGGCCGGGCAGGATCGGCGCGCCTGCTTGAGGCCAGGCGTGGCCGGGTTGCTGTGGGTGCGTTGTCGGCGGCCGCTCTGGTGGGCGGTGGACTGGCCGTCTGGGCCGGTGCGGGCCCGGGTGACGGAGCCACGCGGGGCGCCGCGGCGGCCGCCGCTCCCCCGGTGGCCGGGGCCCGGCCGGTGGCCGACAAGGCGGCCGAGCCTCGAGCCTGCACCGTGCGCTACGCGTTGCGGGGCGCCGCGGGTGGCCGCGCCTCGGCCAAGGTCACGATCCATAATTCCGGTGAGGTCGCGGTGCCGGCGTGGAAGCTGTCGTTCGCGCTGCCCTCGGGCCAGAAGCTGATCAAGGGCTGGTCGGCGTCGTGGAAGCAGGACGGCCGGGCCGTGGTGGCCTCGGGCGGCCGGCTCCCCGCCGGGGCGAGTGCGGCGACCGGCTTCTCCACGTCCTACGGCGACGTGGCCACGTTGCCCGTGAGCTTCCGCCTGAACGGTACGACCTGCCAGGCGCAGATGTCGGTGCAGGCGATGCCGGCCGCCCGGCCCGCCCCGCCCGCCGCGGGGAAGGCTCCCGAGCCCGCCGGCCCCAAGGCGAAGGACAAGCCCAAGAAGCACGACGACGAGGACGAGGACGACGAGGACGAATAG
- a CDS encoding alpha/beta fold hydrolase: METRFARTADGVTIGYQVLGRGPALIWMPSLSNVTAQWRIPALRAAYLALARECTLVLYDGRGTGTSSRDIDLGDLGVEAHLRDLIAVLDATGLRRATLLGYYHSVATAIACAATQPRRVDRLVLYGGAARMSEAMQPAQTRALLSLVDQDWSLFADAAATAWLGWDGTESGRWTAEAFRTATTPAIAKAWFSAARDIDVTPLLPEIEAPTLVVHRQGDQQIPVEVFRRLTTAIPGARLVELPGSTPTLFVEDPAADLSLITGFATDGRISRTAVTGALTRREREVLHRLAAGDTNAEIGDQLGIAVHTVERHLANIYRKLGVRGRTAAVAYALRGV, translated from the coding sequence GTGGAGACCCGTTTCGCCCGCACCGCCGACGGCGTCACGATCGGCTATCAGGTGCTGGGCCGCGGCCCCGCCCTGATCTGGATGCCGTCGCTGAGCAACGTCACCGCGCAATGGCGCATCCCCGCGCTACGGGCGGCCTATCTCGCTCTGGCCCGCGAATGCACGCTGGTGCTCTACGACGGCCGCGGCACGGGCACCTCCAGCCGCGACATCGACCTCGGCGACCTGGGCGTCGAAGCGCACCTGCGCGACCTGATCGCCGTGCTCGACGCCACCGGCCTGCGCCGTGCGACCCTGCTCGGCTACTACCACTCGGTCGCGACGGCCATCGCCTGCGCCGCCACCCAGCCCCGCCGCGTCGACCGGCTCGTCCTGTACGGCGGCGCCGCGCGCATGAGCGAGGCCATGCAGCCGGCCCAGACGCGCGCGCTGCTCTCGCTGGTCGACCAGGACTGGTCACTGTTCGCCGACGCCGCCGCCACGGCCTGGCTGGGCTGGGACGGCACCGAGTCGGGGCGCTGGACGGCCGAGGCCTTCCGGACGGCCACCACCCCGGCGATCGCCAAGGCCTGGTTTTCGGCCGCCCGCGACATCGACGTCACCCCGCTGCTGCCGGAGATCGAGGCGCCCACGCTGGTCGTGCACCGCCAGGGCGACCAGCAGATCCCCGTCGAGGTGTTCCGCCGTCTGACCACCGCGATCCCCGGCGCCCGCCTGGTCGAGCTGCCCGGCTCCACGCCCACCCTGTTCGTCGAGGACCCCGCGGCCGACCTGTCCCTGATCACCGGCTTCGCCACCGACGGCCGGATCAGCCGTACGGCGGTCACGGGCGCGCTCACCCGCCGCGAGCGCGAGGTGCTGCACCGCCTGGCAGCCGGTGACACCAACGCCGAGATCGGCGACCAGCTGGGCATCGCCGTGCACACGGTGGAGCGGCATCTGGCCAACATCTACCGCAAGCTGGGCGTCCGGGGCCGGACCGCCGCGGTGGCCTACGCGCTGCGGGGCGTGTAA
- a CDS encoding M36 family metallopeptidase, producing the protein MRTPPRALAGTAAGFLAAAIVLSAASGGNAAPAAPAQAEQAKVQGEDHHDHVIDNRKGRLAPTSGQRAAAAGAEARWNALGTPASLSAVTQPLESGLPADPVAAAKAYVGRNLDVLGLTARGAEALEVLTTAKLGEGAAVIFRQKFGDLIAGRDGLLSVGVRDGKVWYVSSSLSRDAAAPQPATLTAEQAVALAARDVGIATPTVIANKLVAVPTATEGARAAYQVTFGADLQGTDPEAFTTYVDARDGAVLVRESIVDHSEDDPSWDVFPSSPPLDYSSSDDRRTWCWGPLRGCDEVVATSASKLPWDVDPATNEPTFTTRGNNAIAVHNWNSNDAFTVGTETATPKPDRAYDYKWTNQWYRERCSPDVFTTPQRNDIDAARANLFGMHNRMHDWSYHLGFTEATWNMQNDNGTAGGLGNDYEQGNAQAGGISGGPPNFEARNNANQITPPDGEAPITNMYLWQPIAAAFYGACVDGDYDMSVIGHEYTHAITNRMIAGPDAGLSSPQGMSESWSDLLAMEYLQEYGYAPKGKKGYTIGQYVTTDPVAGIRNYNMSDSPLNYSSVDYDFVGLQVHASGELWSATNFDVREAFLKRYGSGSAAVNKACANGKRAVTACPGNRRWIQLVVDSFLLLANSANSQVDARNALLAADQVRFGGANQDIIWNAFAKRGLGEGAVSNGAGDANPTPSFASPEATEATVTFKPVDENGQPVPNAKLYVGDYQARAVAVADTDPATPLTDQVPLVAGSYGFIAQAAGHGHARVADTSFKAGQTRTLTVKLPRNLASGSAGAVAGGDGINLARITDDDEATNWASLGSAVAGKQVTVDLAGGAQTVRRVQVSAQLRPAITGDVDAGTQNRYTALRQFKVLACTATATVACANAAEFTTVYTSKPDAFPAGAPRPRVKDLVVKSFAIKPTTATHLRLEVVTNQCTGGPEYAGEQDADPRAVTDCATGSPQALNVRVAEFQAYGK; encoded by the coding sequence GTGCGCACCCCACCCCGTGCGTTGGCGGGAACCGCTGCCGGGTTCTTGGCCGCCGCGATCGTGTTGTCCGCCGCATCCGGCGGCAACGCGGCCCCGGCGGCCCCGGCTCAGGCCGAGCAGGCGAAAGTTCAGGGCGAGGACCATCACGACCATGTGATCGACAACCGGAAGGGGCGGCTGGCCCCGACGAGCGGCCAGCGAGCGGCCGCGGCGGGTGCGGAGGCCCGCTGGAACGCGCTGGGCACGCCGGCCTCGTTGTCGGCGGTCACCCAGCCGCTCGAGTCCGGGCTGCCGGCCGACCCGGTCGCGGCGGCCAAGGCCTACGTGGGCCGGAATCTGGATGTGCTGGGGCTGACCGCCCGCGGCGCGGAGGCGCTCGAGGTGCTGACCACCGCCAAGCTGGGTGAGGGCGCCGCAGTGATCTTCCGGCAGAAGTTCGGCGACCTGATCGCCGGGCGCGACGGACTGCTCAGCGTCGGCGTGCGCGACGGCAAGGTCTGGTATGTCAGCTCGTCGCTGTCGCGCGACGCGGCCGCGCCCCAGCCCGCCACGCTGACCGCCGAGCAGGCGGTGGCGCTGGCCGCGCGTGACGTCGGGATCGCCACGCCGACGGTCATCGCCAACAAGCTGGTCGCCGTGCCCACCGCGACCGAGGGCGCCCGCGCGGCCTACCAGGTCACTTTCGGCGCCGACCTGCAGGGCACCGACCCCGAGGCGTTCACCACGTACGTCGATGCCCGCGACGGCGCCGTGCTGGTGCGCGAGAGCATCGTCGACCACAGCGAGGACGACCCCTCGTGGGACGTTTTCCCCAGCTCGCCGCCGCTCGACTATTCCAGCTCCGACGACCGCCGCACCTGGTGCTGGGGTCCGCTGCGGGGCTGTGACGAGGTCGTGGCGACCAGCGCTTCCAAGCTGCCGTGGGACGTCGACCCGGCCACCAACGAGCCGACGTTCACGACGCGCGGCAACAACGCGATCGCCGTGCACAACTGGAACTCCAACGACGCGTTCACCGTGGGCACCGAGACCGCGACGCCCAAGCCGGATCGCGCGTACGACTACAAGTGGACGAATCAGTGGTACCGCGAGCGCTGCTCACCAGACGTGTTCACCACGCCGCAGCGCAACGACATCGACGCGGCCCGCGCGAACCTGTTCGGCATGCACAACCGCATGCACGACTGGTCGTACCACCTGGGCTTCACCGAGGCGACCTGGAACATGCAGAACGACAACGGCACCGCGGGCGGCCTCGGCAACGACTACGAGCAGGGCAACGCGCAGGCCGGCGGCATCAGCGGCGGCCCGCCGAACTTCGAGGCGCGCAACAACGCCAACCAGATCACCCCGCCCGACGGCGAGGCGCCGATCACCAACATGTACCTGTGGCAGCCGATCGCGGCCGCGTTCTACGGCGCGTGCGTCGACGGCGACTACGACATGTCGGTGATCGGGCACGAGTACACCCACGCCATCACCAACCGCATGATCGCCGGTCCGGACGCCGGGCTGAGCTCGCCCCAGGGCATGAGCGAGAGCTGGTCGGACCTGCTCGCGATGGAGTACCTGCAGGAGTACGGCTACGCGCCCAAGGGCAAGAAGGGCTACACGATCGGTCAGTACGTGACGACCGACCCGGTCGCGGGCATCCGCAACTACAACATGAGCGACAGCCCGCTCAACTACTCGAGCGTCGACTACGACTTCGTCGGCCTGCAGGTGCACGCCTCCGGTGAGCTCTGGAGCGCCACGAACTTCGACGTGCGCGAGGCGTTCCTCAAGCGCTACGGCTCGGGTTCGGCCGCGGTCAACAAGGCGTGCGCGAACGGCAAGCGCGCCGTCACCGCCTGCCCGGGCAACCGGCGCTGGATCCAGCTCGTGGTCGACTCGTTCCTGCTGCTCGCCAACAGCGCGAACAGCCAGGTCGACGCGCGTAACGCGCTGCTCGCGGCCGACCAGGTGCGTTTCGGCGGGGCCAACCAGGACATCATCTGGAACGCATTCGCCAAGCGCGGGCTCGGCGAGGGCGCGGTCAGCAACGGCGCGGGCGATGCCAACCCGACGCCCAGCTTCGCCTCGCCCGAAGCCACCGAGGCGACGGTCACGTTCAAGCCGGTGGACGAGAACGGTCAGCCGGTGCCCAACGCGAAACTGTACGTGGGTGACTACCAGGCCCGCGCGGTCGCGGTGGCCGACACCGACCCCGCCACACCCCTCACCGACCAGGTGCCCCTGGTCGCAGGCTCGTACGGGTTCATCGCCCAGGCGGCCGGCCACGGCCACGCCCGGGTCGCCGACACGTCGTTCAAGGCGGGCCAGACCCGTACGCTGACCGTGAAGCTGCCGCGCAACCTGGCCTCGGGCTCGGCCGGCGCGGTGGCCGGCGGCGACGGCATCAACCTGGCCCGCATCACCGACGACGACGAGGCCACCAACTGGGCCTCGCTGGGCAGCGCGGTGGCCGGCAAGCAGGTCACGGTCGACCTGGCCGGCGGGGCCCAGACCGTACGGCGGGTGCAGGTCAGCGCCCAGCTGCGGCCCGCGATCACCGGGGACGTGGACGCCGGCACGCAGAACCGCTACACGGCGCTGCGGCAGTTCAAGGTGCTGGCGTGCACCGCGACCGCCACGGTGGCCTGCGCGAACGCGGCCGAGTTCACGACCGTGTACACGAGCAAGCCGGACGCCTTCCCGGCCGGCGCGCCGCGGCCCCGGGTCAAGGACCTGGTCGTGAAGTCGTTCGCCATCAAGCCGACGACGGCCACGCACCTGCGCCTCGAGGTCGTGACCAACCAGTGCACCGGCGGTCCCGAGTACGCCGGTGAGCAGGACGCCGACCCGCGGGCGGTCACCGACTGCGCCACGGGCAGCCCGCAGGCGCTCAACGTGCGCGTCGCGGAGTTCCAGGCGTACGGGAAATAG
- a CDS encoding GTP pyrophosphokinase translates to MTTEDADREITRWASGHPLPEPFRDISEELSHFLLVYKFGLAEIGTKISILAEELTHRGRHNPIEHVSPRLKTTSSITTKAQRIGCPLTLDDLRKRIRDIAGIRIVCSFVSDVYTVADMLTRQPDVTLLQTKDYVAKPKPNGYRSLHLIVEVPVFLSERVVHVPVEVQLRTAAMDFWASLEHKIHYKYDPAVPGALREELAAAAEDAARLDRRMERLHREIHGPRRV, encoded by the coding sequence GTGACGACCGAGGACGCCGATCGCGAGATCACGCGTTGGGCGAGCGGGCACCCCCTCCCCGAGCCGTTTCGCGACATCAGCGAGGAACTGTCCCATTTCTTGCTGGTGTACAAGTTCGGGCTGGCCGAGATCGGCACCAAGATCAGCATCCTGGCCGAGGAGCTGACCCATCGGGGCCGGCACAACCCGATCGAGCACGTCAGCCCCCGCCTCAAGACCACCAGCAGCATCACGACCAAGGCGCAACGGATCGGCTGCCCGCTGACCCTGGACGACCTGCGCAAACGGATCCGCGACATCGCGGGCATCCGGATCGTGTGCAGCTTCGTCTCCGACGTCTACACCGTGGCCGACATGCTGACCCGCCAGCCCGACGTCACGCTGCTGCAGACGAAGGACTACGTGGCCAAGCCCAAGCCGAACGGGTATCGCAGCCTGCACCTGATCGTCGAGGTGCCGGTGTTCCTGTCCGAACGCGTCGTCCACGTGCCGGTCGAGGTGCAGCTGCGCACGGCGGCGATGGACTTCTGGGCCAGCCTCGAACACAAGATCCACTACAAGTACGACCCTGCCGTGCCGGGCGCCCTGCGTGAGGAGTTGGCCGCCGCGGCCGAGGACGCCGCCCGCCTCGACCGCCGCATGGAACGCCTGCACCGCGAGATCCACGGCCCCCGCCGCGTCTAA